In Crinalium epipsammum PCC 9333, the genomic window TAGCTACGGCAATCCTGCAAAATTAAACCGCGTCTTGAAAATGGAAACTATGATGACGCGGCGGCGGGAGCGTATTACCTGCGACGAAGAAGAGCGGCTTAAATACGGCTACAACATTACCACCCATTTCCGCTATGCAGGAGACATATCCAGAAACCATCAAAACCTTTCTGTGAAAGGTTTTGATGGTTTTTCAGCTTGTGCGATCGCCAAGAGCAAAAATACGACTGAATTAGGCTTTGAGCTAATTCAAGTTAATTTAGAACCCAAAGATTAACAGGCTTACATAGCAAGAATTTCTAAAAAGCTCAAATTTTTTACATTGCTAGCATTAAGGCTCCAATCCTCAACCTAACTAAACCACAAACTATCTGGATTACTTGGTCATAATGTTTTGGTCTCAACCGAAATCGCTCAGTAGCCACTCGAAAAATTTTTACCAATCTAATGATATGTTCAACTACAATTCGTTGTGTTGATATTTCCTTGTTTTCTCGCTTTTGGTCAATGCTTAACTCTTGAAGCTTAGGTTTCTTATGTGGAGTTTCAATTTGACTTTCTCCTATATAACCTTTGTCCGCTTTAAACTTTTGGCTAGTTGCAAATTTTTCTCGTCGCTCTCTAAACAAATTGATATCGCTACTTGGGCCAGGCTTCCCTATTGTCACGTCTACTATCTCTGAACCATCTGGTAAAATAATAAACTGATTTTTTAGTGTATGGCTTTTCTTCTTTCCTGAATAATACTTTTTCTGGTTGCTGTAATCGGTAGGTCTTTCCCTGGCTTGTTCTGAGCTATCTACTACTAATATCCACTGCTCCAGGACTTCTTTATATTTTTCCCAATTATTGGATTTTTTTTTTACTTGTTCTAAAAGTGAGGGTGGCAACAATTCACCCAAAATTTTTATCCAGTCATGGAATATATTGTGTGCCGTTGATTCACTCACCCCAAACTGCACACCTAGTAGTTGAAATGTCGGCATATGGTGCAGATAAACTAAAGTTAATAATATTTGCTCTGTTACAGCTAATTTTGGCTTTCTACCACCACCTTTTTTTATTATTCTAACTTTGGATTCTTCTTCTACAGCTTGGGATTGATTGAAAAGAGCTTCTGCTTCTACGATTAACCATTGCAATTGTTGGTAATCAATTCCGAGCAAACGTTTAGTTTCTTGAGG contains:
- a CDS encoding IS5/IS1182 family transposase produces the protein MSSLLEYITSNPQETKRLLGIDYQQLQWLIVEAEALFNQSQAVEEESKVRIIKKGGGRKPKLAVTEQILLTLVYLHHMPTFQLLGVQFGVSESTAHNIFHDWIKILGELLPPSLLEQVKKKSNNWEKYKEVLEQWILVVDSSEQARERPTDYSNQKKYYSGKKKSHTLKNQFIILPDGSEIVDVTIGKPGPSSDINLFRERREKFATSQKFKADKGYIGESQIETPHKKPKLQELSIDQKRENKEISTQRIVVEHIIRLVKIFRVATERFRLRPKHYDQVIQIVCGLVRLRIGALMLAM